Genomic window (Rhizobium brockwellii):
CATGACGGCGACCGGGATGCCGTCTTCGAGGTGGTCGAAAGCGCGTTCCTGCGCCCGATCGACGGCGACGGAACCGTGACCCTTCTGTCGAACCCCTCGCAGAAGATCGTGGCGAAGGTGCGCGAGATTTCGCCGACGATCGATTCCTCCACCGGAACCATCAAGGTCAAGGTCGCGATATCGAGCGACGCTCCGATCCCTCTCGGCGCTCCCGTCGTCGGAAGATTCAATTACGTCTCGCAGGACGTCATCCAGCTTCCCTGGTCGGCCATGACGTCCAAGGGCGGCAAGCCGGCGGTCTGGATAGTCGATCCCGCATCGTCTGCGGTTTCGGCAAGGGCAGTGGATGTCGCCGGCTACGAGACCGGCAGCTTCATCGTGAAGTCAGGCGTGTCGGAAGGAGATGTCGTGGTGACCGACGGGAGCAAATTCCTCAGGGCGGGTGAAATCGTGTCTTATGTCAAGGAAGCTTCCAAGTGAATATTCGTTTCAACATAGTCGCACTGATGGTGGGCACGGCCCTGATTTCCTCCTGCGCGCCGCAGGAGGAAAGCAAGGAGGAAGCACCCCGTCCCGTGCTGTCGATGACAGTCAAGCAGACGGCCGCAACGAGCCTGGGCCTGACCGGTACGATCGAACCGACGATCGAGACCGAACTCGGTTTCCGGATTCTCGGCCGGATGATCGCCCGCAAAGTCAATGTCGGAGATCTCGTCAAGAAGGATGACGTCGTTGCCGCCATTGATCCGCTGGCGCTGGAACTTGCCGTGCGCAACGCCCAGTCGGACGTGGAAAACAGCGACGCCCAACTCAGAAACGCGGTAACGACGGAGCAGCGCCAGCGCGCGCTGCTGGAGTCGCGCTCCGGCACCGAAGCCTCGCTCGAAGAGGCTGAGCAGGCAAGGCGAACCGCCGCAGCCGCCGTCGCCAAGGCGCAGGCCAATCTCGACAAGGCCAGGGAGCAGCTCGGTTATGCGCAGCTTCGGGCGGAATTCGATGGCGTTGTGACGGCGACCTCGGCCGAGGTCGGCCAGGTGGTGTCGGCCGGCCAGACTGTCGTGACCATCGCCCGGCCGGACAAGCGCGATGCTGTGGTCGACGTGCCCCAGGCCGCCGCCCAGAAACTGAGAATCGGCGCGCCCTTCGAGGTGACGCTGCAGCTCGATCCGTCGATCCGAACGTCGGGAGTCGTGCGCGAGATCGCTCCGGAGGCGGAGACCGCCACCCGTACGAGCAGAACCAAGATCGCGCTCAGCGATCCACCTGAAGCCTTCAGGCTCGGCTCCGTCATCTCAGCCTCGGCGACCATTGCCGCCGACCTGCAGACCGTCCTGCCTTCCTCGGCAATCCTTGTAGGCAGCGACGGCCCGAGTGTCTGGATCGTCGATGCGCCTGCCAGGAAGGTATCGCTTCGCCGCGTGAAGATCGACGGCGACCTCGAAGACGGCGGCACCGTTCGCGTCACCGAAGGGCTCTCCCCCGGAGAAAGGGTAGTGGTGGCAGGCGTGCATAAACTTGAAGATGGCCAGGCCGTCAGGATCGACCAGGAGATCAGCCAGTGAAGTCCTTCAATCTTTCCGACTGGGCGCTCGAACACCGTTCGCTCGTCTGGTACTTCATGATCGTCTTCATTCTCGCAGGCGTCTTCTCCTACGTGAAACTCGGCCGCGAGGAAGATCCGAACTTCACGATCAAGACGATGGTGATCACCGCCCAGTGGCCCGGCGCCTCCGCCGAAGAGGTGACGCGGCAGGTGACCGACAGGATCGAGAAAAAGCTACAGGAACTGGAATCGCTCGACTACACCAAGAGCGAGACTGTTGCCGGCCAGACGACCGTCTTCGTCGAGCTGCTGCCAACGACCAAGGCAAAGGATGTCGCGCCGACCTGGCTGCGCATCCGCAACATGATCGC
Coding sequences:
- a CDS encoding efflux RND transporter periplasmic adaptor subunit, with translation MNIRFNIVALMVGTALISSCAPQEESKEEAPRPVLSMTVKQTAATSLGLTGTIEPTIETELGFRILGRMIARKVNVGDLVKKDDVVAAIDPLALELAVRNAQSDVENSDAQLRNAVTTEQRQRALLESRSGTEASLEEAEQARRTAAAAVAKAQANLDKAREQLGYAQLRAEFDGVVTATSAEVGQVVSAGQTVVTIARPDKRDAVVDVPQAAAQKLRIGAPFEVTLQLDPSIRTSGVVREIAPEAETATRTSRTKIALSDPPEAFRLGSVISASATIAADLQTVLPSSAILVGSDGPSVWIVDAPARKVSLRRVKIDGDLEDGGTVRVTEGLSPGERVVVAGVHKLEDGQAVRIDQEISQ